From the uncultured Trichococcus sp. genome, one window contains:
- a CDS encoding glycoside hydrolase family 3 N-terminal domain-containing protein gives MVRLTEKPFFLSDDQISWVENTVSEMTVEEKIGQIFCPIAGNPEDQALTEFVQKYQPGGMMFRPMPANAIRQAHGVLQNESKIPLLLAANLEAGGNGICSDGTYYGRPMGVAATADEQEAYRLGFVSGREAQAVGCNWAFSPIVDIDMNFKNPITNVRTFGSDVKQVIDFSRQQMKGLHENGIATAVKHFPGDGVDERDQHLVSTVNSLSVPEWDESYGKVYKAMIEEGALSVMIGHILQPAYSKALNPALADKDILPASLSTELVNGLLRNRLGFNGVAVTDATPMIGYNAAMSRKKAIPTTINAGCDMILFNKNIDEDYQAMRDAVSSGDVSMERLDEAVTRILAMKASMGLVDKQQANNLIPEVEALDIVGCPEHLELARKSADKAITLVKDTQNLLPISPEKTPRVRVYMLEDRLSGGFKDGGASEGSFIGKLSEAGFSVETFNYEKLNFHEIFEEGVDDLKAKVDLVIYVANYDTASNQTTRRIDWIRMMAADAPWFVQDVPTLFVSLANPYHLFDAPMIKTYINSYSANDTVNEVLVEKLVGKSAFQGKSPVDPFCGVWGTNL, from the coding sequence ATGGTACGTTTAACAGAAAAGCCGTTTTTTTTATCGGATGACCAAATTTCTTGGGTAGAAAATACAGTAAGCGAGATGACAGTGGAAGAAAAAATCGGGCAAATTTTCTGCCCGATCGCCGGGAATCCGGAAGACCAAGCATTGACCGAATTTGTGCAGAAATACCAACCGGGCGGGATGATGTTCCGCCCGATGCCGGCAAACGCGATCAGGCAGGCGCACGGGGTTCTGCAAAACGAAAGCAAAATCCCTTTGTTGTTGGCAGCGAATCTCGAAGCCGGCGGAAACGGAATCTGCTCGGACGGAACGTATTACGGCCGTCCGATGGGTGTCGCGGCGACAGCCGACGAACAGGAAGCTTATCGATTGGGCTTTGTTTCCGGCCGTGAAGCGCAGGCAGTCGGCTGCAACTGGGCGTTTTCCCCGATCGTGGATATCGATATGAACTTCAAAAACCCGATCACGAACGTCAGGACGTTCGGATCGGACGTCAAACAAGTGATTGATTTTTCCCGCCAGCAAATGAAGGGTCTGCACGAGAACGGCATCGCCACGGCGGTCAAGCACTTCCCGGGCGATGGCGTGGACGAGCGCGACCAGCATCTGGTTAGCACTGTGAACAGCCTGTCCGTTCCGGAATGGGATGAAAGTTACGGCAAAGTCTACAAAGCCATGATCGAAGAGGGCGCGTTATCCGTCATGATCGGGCATATCCTGCAGCCGGCCTACAGCAAAGCGCTCAATCCCGCTTTAGCGGACAAAGACATTTTGCCGGCTTCCTTGTCGACGGAATTGGTGAATGGCTTGCTGCGCAATCGCTTGGGCTTCAACGGCGTAGCGGTTACCGATGCGACACCGATGATCGGCTACAACGCCGCTATGTCCCGCAAAAAGGCGATTCCGACAACGATCAATGCCGGCTGCGACATGATCCTGTTCAACAAAAACATTGATGAAGATTACCAAGCGATGCGCGATGCAGTGAGCAGCGGCGACGTATCGATGGAGCGGCTGGATGAAGCGGTCACCCGCATTCTGGCGATGAAAGCGAGCATGGGCTTGGTGGATAAACAACAAGCCAACAACCTCATCCCTGAGGTGGAAGCCTTGGACATCGTGGGTTGCCCGGAGCATCTGGAATTGGCAAGAAAGAGCGCGGACAAAGCCATCACTCTAGTGAAGGACACGCAAAATCTGTTGCCGATCTCACCGGAGAAAACGCCGCGCGTACGGGTCTATATGCTGGAAGACCGATTGAGCGGCGGATTTAAGGATGGCGGGGCTTCCGAGGGGTCCTTCATAGGGAAACTGAGCGAAGCCGGATTTTCGGTGGAAACATTCAATTATGAAAAATTGAATTTCCACGAAATTTTTGAGGAAGGCGTGGACGATCTGAAAGCTAAAGTGGATCTGGTCATCTACGTCGCGAATTACGATACCGCGAGCAACCAGACGACACGCCGGATCGATTGGATCCGTATGATGGCGGCTGATGCGCCTTGGTTTGTCCAGGATGTCCCTACGTTGTTCGTATCCTTGGCGAACCCGTATCATCTGTTCGATGCGCCGATGATCAAGACTTACATCAACAGCTACTCGGCGAACGATACCGTCAACGAAGTGCTCGTGGAAAAACTGGTCGGTAAGTCCGCATTCCAAGGCAAGAGCCCGGTTGATCCGTTCTGCGGCGTCTGGGGCACGAATTTATAG
- a CDS encoding alpha/beta hydrolase: MIVETLKLYPGREDVTLTTYVLQDSPELLDGANRPAVLICPGGAYLSCSDREAEPVAMRFAAMGYHAFVLRYSVYLDKHESFESIFGGVERREHTVFPAAIRDIGKAMLTIHENSEAWLVDTERIALCGFSAGAHNAATYSVYWDKPILTEHYQVPEEKLRPAATILGYTLSDYLFMKETEKDEMATILFDASAMSLLGEASPSDKTLKEVSPALLVTEKTPPMFLWATASDMLVPVGHTLRMGMALSEHKIPFEMHVFEEGQHGLSLATQATANAKTLVDQNAAKWIDLADAWLLKRFSFELQDKTRWG, encoded by the coding sequence ATGATTGTTGAAACGCTAAAATTGTATCCGGGACGGGAAGACGTTACTTTGACGACTTATGTCCTGCAGGATTCGCCGGAATTATTGGATGGGGCCAACCGCCCAGCCGTGCTGATTTGTCCTGGCGGAGCCTATCTCTCCTGCTCCGACCGGGAAGCCGAGCCGGTGGCGATGCGGTTTGCGGCCATGGGCTATCATGCCTTTGTGCTGCGCTATTCCGTTTATTTGGATAAGCACGAATCTTTCGAATCCATTTTTGGAGGAGTCGAAAGACGTGAGCATACGGTCTTTCCGGCCGCGATTAGGGACATCGGCAAAGCCATGCTGACGATCCACGAAAACAGCGAAGCGTGGTTGGTGGATACGGAACGGATCGCTCTGTGCGGATTTTCGGCAGGTGCGCACAACGCCGCGACCTATTCGGTTTATTGGGACAAACCGATCCTGACCGAGCATTATCAAGTGCCGGAAGAAAAACTCCGCCCGGCCGCTACTATTTTAGGTTATACGTTGAGCGACTATCTGTTCATGAAAGAGACCGAAAAGGACGAAATGGCTACAATCCTGTTCGACGCCTCTGCAATGTCGCTGCTGGGGGAAGCATCCCCTAGCGACAAAACACTGAAGGAAGTGAGCCCGGCGTTGTTGGTGACAGAAAAGACGCCGCCTATGTTCTTGTGGGCCACGGCATCGGATATGCTAGTGCCGGTCGGCCACACGCTGCGGATGGGCATGGCTTTGTCAGAGCACAAAATCCCGTTCGAGATGCATGTATTCGAAGAAGGGCAGCACGGATTGAGTCTTGCCACGCAAGCCACAGCGAACGCAAAAACGCTGGTCGATCAAAATGCCGCCAAGTGGATCGATTTGGCGGACGCCTGGTTGTTGAAACGCTTCAGTTTCGAACTGCAGGATAAAACCAGATGGGGTTAG